The DNA window aaggtcaacggCCCTGTGTGAagagagcatggaatcttcggCAACaaacattcgtttcgtcacgcggaactgccgaacactatcgagtgaactccaattATCCAGatccgctctatccagacttctgcaatatctctgtgtgccttttgctgcactgcaggaaacacgcatgagaaaTCGACccatcatcagcatcgaaaattacaccatatactgcggcgattctgatgagaacaaaataagtggctgcgcgatagctgtgaggaatgattacaacaacctagtggaggaatttggctcaacgtcgtatAGATGCGCCtctctacgactgcgggacaGAGGACTCTGGAACTCCggatcgtaagtgcccacGCACCTACGGTGACCGCTGAGGagaacagtaaggacgccttctatgatgaactcaatgcattggtgtctaaaataccaagccagcaggtggccATTGTCGGagtcgacgcaaatgcgaaaatggaactcgaacaacaatccgatgtgctaagaaaatggtattatccagcg is part of the Necator americanus strain Aroian chromosome V, whole genome shotgun sequence genome and encodes:
- a CDS encoding hypothetical protein (NECATOR_CHRV.G18770.T1) — its product is MRLSTTAGQRTLELRIVSAHAPTVTAEENSKDAFYDELNALVSKIPSQQVAIVGVDANAKMELEQQSDVLRKWYYPA